The Gammaproteobacteria bacterium genome includes the window TTATTCGCCAAACTGGCTAGGATTTTTTTGGGTACAGATTTTTCAGTGGCAGCCATATCATAAAACAGCTCTATATCAGCTGGTGTACGCACGATTAACCAAGTGGGTTCGCCATTGGCATTCAACATTAAAAAACTACCGGATTGATCGAGCAAATAATACTCTAAAGCCTGGTGTTTTGCTTTGGCGTCCTGAAATAATTTCTGATAGTGATTATCTTGTAGTGGGTGATCTTTCTGGATTAGAAGCGGTTCTAATATCGCAGTAGATAATTCTGCAAAATAGTCATGTTGAAGTTCATTGATGTAGCGGATTAACTGCTCATGATAATTTGGATCGCTTTTTAATATAAATCGATCAATTTCTCTCCGATTAAAAGCGGCTATTGCCGTGTGTTGGTCGGCTTCGCCAGTCAGCAGAATAACTTTTAGGGGAATTCTTGACTTTAGCATACGCGCCACTTCCAAACCATTTTGACTGGGCATGTCATAATCGACCACCAGTATCCCAGCTCTTTCAAAGCGTTTAGAGTTAAATATTTCCTGATGGATGTTGGAGATTTCAATATCCACAGAAAATTTGCTGAACTCCTCTTCCTGCAACTGCAAGTATTGTGCTTTTAATGCATTTTGCCAGCTATGGTTATTTAAGAGGAATTGTTGTGCTTGCACTGGCGTGGTGAATAGCTGACATTTAAACTGGTCTGACATGGCTAATGAAAGACTGTTAATAAATTCAGCATCATCGTCTAATAAGACAATTTGTGTGGGGTGATAAAGTGCAGATATTTGCATGGTTTACTCCTGTTGGGTTAACTTCCTTGGAAAAGTGAGAATGAATTCGGTGTATTCTTGCCATTCTGATTGGCAGGTGATACTGCCGCCGAAGCTTTTTAAGGTCATGGCACAAAATGCTAAGCCAATGCCGGTGCCTTTGTTAGTATCCATCGTAAAGAAAGGATCAAAAATTTTTGGTAGATTTTCGGGTTTAATACCCGCACCTGTGTCTTTAAAATGAATCTGGTTATGCCT containing:
- a CDS encoding ATP-binding protein — protein: LLIHVLFNLFKNAIYFIRKAGKGNIHIWLEHHPRHNQIHFKDTGAGIKPENLPKIFDPFFTMDTNKGTGIGLAFCAMTLKSFGGSITCQSEWQEYTEFILTFPRKLTQQE
- a CDS encoding response regulator encodes the protein MQISALYHPTQIVLLDDDAEFINSLSLAMSDQFKCQLFTTPVQAQQFLLNNHSWQNALKAQYLQLQEEEFSKFSVDIEISNIHQEIFNSKRFERAGILVVDYDMPSQNGLEVARMLKSRIPLKVILLTGEADQHTAIAAFNRREIDRFILKSDPNYHEQLIRYINELQHDYFAELSTAILEPLLIQKDHPLQDNHYQKLFQDAKAKHQALEYYLLDQSGSFLMLNANGEPTWLIVRTPADIELFYDMAATEKSVPKKILASLANKTKLVCLPPESLVIPAFKDWVIQDAIQLPDREMYYCIVEGWYTQNPCQTITSYQSFLEGI